A region from the Medicago truncatula cultivar Jemalong A17 chromosome 6, MtrunA17r5.0-ANR, whole genome shotgun sequence genome encodes:
- the LOC25496985 gene encoding probable pectinesterase 53 encodes MSNMHYIFSMLLFLLLLVQNLTTIHCHTKGIRPIRSARNGLSTYNTTRADLAEQQFMKWVSFVGGLKHTVYKAAKNKLFASYTLHVDKNPSFGDFDTIQNAIDSLPSINLVRVVIKVHAGVYTEKVNIPPLKSFITIEGDGADTTIVQWGDTAATPGPRGNPLGTYGSATFAVNSPYFIAKNITFKNTFPLPAPGAIGKQAVAFRISADTASFLGCRFLGAQDTLYDHIGRHYYKDCYIEGSVDFIFGNALSLFEGCHVHAIARNTGALTAQGRSSMLQDTGFSFVNCKVTGSGALYLGRAWGPFSRVVFAYTYMDNIIIPKGWYNWGDPNREMTVFYGQYKCTGPGASFAGRVSWSRELTDEEARPFLSLTFIDGTEWINF; translated from the exons ATGTCAAACATGCATTACATTTTCAGCATGttgttatttcttcttcttcttgtacAAAATCTGACCACAATACATTGTCATACAAAAGGAATTCGACCGATACGTTCTGCTCGAAACGGTTTATCAACCTACAATACAACAAGAGCAGACTTAGCAGAACAACAATTCATGAAATGGGTGAGTTTTGTTGGTGGTCTCAAACACACTGTTTACAAGGCTGCAAAAAATAAGCTATTTGCTTCTTATACTTTGCACGTTGATAAGAATCCTTCTTTTGGAGATTTTGATACAATTCAAAATGCCATTGATTCTCTTCCTTCCATCAATCTTGTTAGAGTTGTCATCAAGGTTCATGCAGGAGTTTACAC GGAGAAAGTTAACATTCCTCCTTTAAAATCCTTCATAACCATAGAAGGAGATGGTGCAGATACAACAATTGTTCAATGGGGTGACACTGCTGCAACACCTGGTCCAAGAGGGAATCCATTGGGAACATATGGTTCAGCAACTTTTGCAGTTAATTCACCTTATTTCATTGCCAAGAACATCACATTCAAA AACACTTTTCCTCTTCCTGCACCTGGAGCAATTGGAAAACAAGCAGTAGCATTTAGAATTTCAGCAGACACAGCATCATTCTTAGGGTGTAGATTTTTGGGAGCACAAGATACACTTTATGATCATATTGGTAGACATTACTATAAAGATTGTTACATTGAAGGTTCTGTTGATTTCATATTTGGCAATGCTCTTTCTCTATTTGAG GGATGTCACGTGCATGCAATAGCAAGAAATACAGGAGCACTAACAGCACAAGGAAGGAGCAGTATGTTACAAGACACAGGTTTCTCATTTGTAAACTGTAAGGTCACGGGGTCAGGAGCACTATACCTTGGAAGAGCTTGGGGTCCTTTTTCACGAGTTGTCTTTGCTTATACATATATGGACAATATCATCATTCCTAAAGGGTGGTATAATTGGGGTGATCCTAACCGTGAAAT GACTGTATTCTATGGACAATACAAATGCACAGGACCTGGAGCAAGTTTTGCAGGGAGAGTATCATGGTCAAGAGAACTCACTGATGAAGAAGCTAGACCTTTTCTTTCACTTACTTTTATTGATGGGACTGAATGGatcaatttttag
- the LOC25496988 gene encoding probable glutamate carboxypeptidase LAMP1: MIKTSIIITLLAIATSYLLLTPTKKSSYYHSLFISNSLSDNVSVSNNLKVLTHRPHIAGSEANNEAAAYVVSILTSSNIPTHVTSYDVALAYPFSRSLVLTNSSTESSFSFNLRQESYEGDPYADVIDEVVPTFHAYAKSGTAIGYVVYANYGRVEDYLKLKEMGINVSNTVVLAKYGKVYRGDIVKNAYNEGAIGVVIYSDKKDNGGSDEAKWFPNEKWLPPSGVQIGGVYSRVGDPTTPGWASCGECERLSMDEVEKGGDVPLIPSLPVSGEDGEKIIRSIGGPVAEDDWQGSKDAPTYRVGPGPGILNLSYTGQQVIATIQNVIGVIEGAEEPDRFVILGNHRDAWTFGAVDPNSGTAALLEVAQRLGKLQKKGWKPRRTIILCNWDAEEYGIIGSTEWVEENREILASRTVAYLNVDSAVGGPGFRASATPQLEELIIKATQKVKDPDNSSQSIYDSWTDSNSSPQFGRLGGRVSDYAPFLQHVGIPAADIAFGKGYPVYHSQYDDFVWMTKFGDPVFQRHVAAASVWGLVALWLADEEFLPFNYSSYAKELQLSMESLKNEISNEDIINLSPMYKSIKELEKAATKINEQIKEIEASKGWKTWKMDHLKVRELNDRLMMAERAFTDRDGLLGIPWYKHLIYGPSKHNNYGSQSFPGIYDAAKMARSLHSAESWSQVQHEVWRVSRVIKHASLVLSGQLT, translated from the exons ATGATCAAAACAAGCATCATCATCACCTTATTAGCCATAGCCACATCTTACTTGTTACTTACTCCAACCAAGAAATCTAGCTATTATCACTCTCTCTTTATATCCAATTCTCTATCAGATAATGTCTCAGTATCTAACAACCTTAAAGTTCTCACTCATAGACCCCACATAGCAGGTTCTGAAGCCAACAATGAAGCTGCAGCTTATGTTGTCTCAATACTCACCTCATCTAACATACCAACTCATGTAACATCCTATGATGTTGCTCTTGCATATCCTTTTTCACGTTCCTTGGTTCTGACAAACTCTTCAACAGAATCTTCTTTTAGCTTCAATCTAAGACAAGAAAGCTATGAAGGTGATCCTTATGCTGATGTGATAGATGAGGTTGTCCCTACATTCCATGCATATGCTAAGTCAG GTACTGCCATTGGTTATGTGGTTTATGCAAACTACGGAAGGGTGGAGGACTATTTGAAACTCAAAGAAATGGGAATCAATGTTTCAAACACAGTTGTATTGGCAAAGTATGGAAAAGTCTATAGAGGAGATATTGTGAAGAATGCATATAATGAAGGTGCTATTGGAGTGGTGATATATTCAGATAAAAAGGACAATGGTGGTTCTGATGAAGCAAAGTGGTTCCCTAATGAAAAATGGTTGCCACCAAGTGGTGTTCAAATTGGAGGGGTTTATAGTAGAGTTGGAGATCCTACAACACCTGGTTGGGCTAGTTGTGGTGAGTGTGAGAGACTATCAATGGATGAAGTGGAGAAAGGAGGTGATGTTCCTTTGATACCTTCATTGCCAGTGTCAGGTGAAGATGGTGAAAAGATAATTAGGTCAATTGGTGGTCCTGTTGCTGAGGATGATTGGCAGGGAAGTAAAGATGCACCTACTTATAGGGTTGGACCTGGACCCGGAATTCTCAATCTAAGTTACACG GGGCAGCAAGTTATAGCAACAATTCAAaatgttattggtgtgattgaAGGAGCAGAAGAGCCTGACAG ATTTGTCATCTTAGGCAACCATAGGGATGCATGGACATTTGGAGCAGTTGATCCTAATAGTGGCACTGCAGCATTACTTGAG GTAGCTCAAAGACTAGGCAAGCTTCAGAAAAAAGGATGGAAGCCTAGAAGAACAATAATCTTATGCAATTGGGATGCTGAGGAATATGGCATT ATAGGATCAACAGAATGGGTAGAAGAGAATAGAGAAATTCTTGCTTCAAGGACAGTTGCTTACTTGAATGTTGACAGTGCAGTAGGTGGACCAGGGTTCCGTGCTAGTGCTACTCCACAGCTTGAAGAATTGATCATAAAAGCAACTCAGAAA GTCAAAGATCCAGATAACTCATCACAAAGTATCTATGATTCTTGGACTGATTCTAATAGTTCTCCTCAG TTTGGAAGGTTAGGAGGTAGAGTATCAGATTATGCACCTTTTCTGCAGCATGTGGGAATTCCAGCAGCTGACATAGCCTTTGGAAAAG GATACCCAGTATACCATTCACAATATGATGATTTCGTCTGGATGACAAAATTTGGTGATCCTGTATTTCAAAGACATGTTGCAG CTGCAAGTGTTTGGGGTTTAGTAGCACTTTGGCTAGCAGACGAGGAATTCTTACCTTTTAATTATTCATCCTATGCTAAGGAGCTTCAG CTTAGCATGGAGTCACTTAAAAATGAGATTTCAAATGAAGATATAATAAATTTGTCTCCTATGTATAAGTCCATCAAGGAACTTGAAAAAGCTGCAACCAAGATAAATGAACAGATAAAG GAAATAGAAGCAAGTAAAGGTTGGAAAACATGGAAGATGGACCACTTGAAAGTGAGAGAACTAAATGATAGACTTATGATGGCTGAGCGTGCATTCACTGACAGAGATGGTCTCTTAGGAATACCTTGGTATAAGCATTTG ATATATGGACCATCTAAACATAATAACTATGGCTCCCAATCATTCCCTGGAATTTATGATGCTGCAAAAATGGCAAGAAGTTTACATAGTGCAGAATCGTGGAGTCAAGTACAACACGAAGTTTGGAGAGTCTCAAGAGTCATCAAACATGCTTCGTTGGTTCTTTCGGGTCAACTAACATGA